The following are encoded in a window of Harmonia axyridis chromosome 7, icHarAxyr1.1, whole genome shotgun sequence genomic DNA:
- the LOC123684440 gene encoding uncharacterized protein LOC123684440 — translation MDEPRPIYHETLISDILDHAELERLKAFSCSVRKPKTEEKPYPSLIEVIQMDMRYAENRVLAKFLMRNRKELFWIDPNTRLSAAACIIKRGNPFLIDWLLVQLKHNINLGLDWYNNTALQHAVQSGREQIVLKILKMGGGPNRINRCKRSAVHRAIIMDRPDILRMLLEYGGDINIRGPYQWRPIHTVFFSKYSECLDLILRYKPLMNACDGWHQNALSLHINFGIERISNIAKLLDNGSDKNFTNVHGYNYLHMIVSNTKNEKYFAVKAMELLLEHGIDINAKTIYTGATPLHFAIERNEKLVAPLLYYNSDLTLTNRTNKTPLGLALMYSEDSTKSIIAHLVLQKMTYDSLTLSRTDLAQLRNKFSAVPSISVASLDILKESTVIDFPNITYYDILTDNDYENARKLRNADFRFNVRRTRGIDMFPYYRNYLNMKIDSAFKLYEAKRVIADFLVENFHEILNLFIIEDIIDNFDKYYIFRLHRQLLAKMANI, via the exons ATGGATGAACCACGACCAATATACCA TGAGACTTTGATCAGTGACATACTTGACCATGCGGAACTGGAGAGACTTAAGGCATTCAGTTGTTCCGTTAGAAAGCCCAAGACAGAGGAGAAGCCTTATCCTTCCCTGATCGAAGTTATTCAGATGGATATGAGGTATGCTGAAAATAGAGTACTGGCCAAGTTTTTGATGCGAAACAGAAAAGAACTTTTTTGGATTGATCCGAATACACGACTTTCAGCTGCAGCATGCATTATCAAGCGTGGTA ATCCGTTTCTAATTGATTGGTTACTGGTCCAGTTGAAGCATAACATAAACTTAGGTTTGGATTGGTACAATAACACTGCTCTGCAACACGCTGTTCAGTCGGGAAGAGAGCAGATAGTTTTGAAGATACTGAAAATGGGTGGAGGTCCCAATAGGATAAATAGGTGTAAGCGCTCAGCAGTGCACCGAGCTATAATAATGGATAGACCTGACATACTGCGTATGTTGTTGGAGTATGGCGGTGACATAAACATCAGGGGACCATATCAATGGAGACCCATTCATACagtatttttctcaaaatatagCGAGTGCCTGGATCTAATACTGCGTTACAAGCCGTTGATGAACGCCTGCGACGGATGGCACCAAAACGCTTTATCTCTACACATAAATTTCGGAATAGAAAGAATATCAAATATTGCAAAATTGCTCGACAATGGTAGCGATAAAAATTTCACGAATGTTCATGGATACAATTATCTTCACATGATAGTTTCgaatacaaaaaatgaaaaatactttGCAGTAAAAGCTATGGAACTGTTATTAGAGCATGGTATTGATATAAATGCAAAGACTATCTATACTGGTGCAACTCCTTTGCACTTCGCTATTGAAAGAAACGAAAAGTTGGTAGCTCCTCTGTTGTACTACAATTCAGATTTAACATTGACAAATAGAACTAACAAAACTCCTCTAGGATTAGCACTGATGTATAGCGAAGATTCCACTAAGAGCATAATTGCTCATCTTGTACTACAAAAAATGACGTACGATTCTTTGACGCTCTCAAGAACTGATTTAGCGCAACTTAGAAATAAATTTAGTGCGGTGCCATCGATATCAGTAGCTTCCTTGGATATATTGAAGGAATCAACAGTAATCGATTTTCCAAATATTACATATTACGATATCTTAACTGATAATGATTATGAAAATGCCCGAAAACTTCGAAATGCAGATTTCCGCTTTAACGTTCGTAGGACTAGGGGCATTGATATGTTTCCATATTATAGAAATTActtgaatatgaaaattgataGTGCATTCAAACTTTACGAAGCAAAACGTGTAATTGCAGATTTCttagttgaaaatttccatgagaTTTTGAATCTTTTCATAATTGAAGatataattgataatttcgataaatattatatatttcgACTCCATAGACAGTTGTTGGCTAAGATGGCTAATATCTAG